The following are encoded together in the Triticum dicoccoides isolate Atlit2015 ecotype Zavitan chromosome 6B, WEW_v2.0, whole genome shotgun sequence genome:
- the LOC119324277 gene encoding ADP-ribosylation factor-like, whose translation MGQAFRKLFDAFFGNSEMRVVMLGLDAAGKTTILYKLHIGEVLSTVPTIGFNVEKVQYKNVLFTVWDVGGQEKLRPLWRHYFNNTDGLIYVVDSLDRERIGKAKAEFQTIINDPFMLNSVILVFANKQDMKGAMTPMEVCEGLGLYDLKNRVWHIQV comes from the exons ATGGGGCAGGCGTTCCGCAAACTGTTCGATGCCTTCTTCGGCAACAGCGAGATGAGG GTCGTGATGCTTGGGCTGGATGCCGCGGGCAAGACCACCATCCTGTACAAGCTGCACATCGGGGAGGTCCTCTCGACTGTCCCTACGATTG GGTTCAATGTTGAGAAAGTTCAGTACAAGAACGTGCTGTTTACAGTGTGGGATGTTGGTGGCCAGGAGAAGTTGAGGCCCTTGTGGAGACATTACTTTAATAACACAGATGGCTTG ATCTACGTGGTTGATTCATTGGATAGGGAGAGAATTGGAAAAGCCAAAGCAGAGTTTCAG ACAATAATCAACGATCCTTTCATGCTTAACAGTGTCATATTGGTATTTGCCAATAAACAAGATATG AAAGGGGCGATGACACCAATGGAGGTGTGCGAAGGCCTTGGCCTCTATGATTTGAAGAACCGCGTCTGGCACATCCAAGTATGA